The proteins below come from a single Malus domestica chromosome 03, GDT2T_hap1 genomic window:
- the LOC103441357 gene encoding zinc finger A20 and AN1 domain-containing stress-associated protein 3-like — translation MAEEHRCQAQQLCVNNCGFFGSPTTQNLCSKCYRDLQLKEQQAVALNQTLISSSSFASPSSSSSPSPSRPFSSPLISVSPAHKARVERVVEAKEEEEKEAAPSAGAQANRCTTCRRRVGLTGFKCRCGMTFCGTHRYPEQHACGFDFRGMGKEQIAKANPVVKAEKLHKI, via the coding sequence ATGGCGGAAGAGCATCGTTGCCAGGCACAGCAGCTATGCGTCAACAACTGCGGTTTCTTCGGAAGCCCGACGACGCAGAACTTGTGTTCCAAATGCTACCGTGACTTGCAGCTCAAGGAACAACAGGCGGTCGCTCTCAACCAAACTCTcatctcctcttcctctttcgcttctccttcctcctcctcctctccctctccctctcgtCCGTTTTCGTCCCCGCTGATCTCCGTCTCACCCGCGCACAAGGCACGGGTGGAGCGCGTGGTCGAAGCCAAGGAGGAAGAGGAGAAGGAGGCCGCGCCGTCGGCGGGGGCGCAGGCGAACAGGTGCACGACGTGCCGACGGCGCGTGGGGTTGACGGGGTTTAAGTGCAGGTGCGGGATGACGTTCTGTGGGACCCACAGGTACCCGGAGCAGCACGCGTGCGGGTTCGATTTCAGAGGGATGGGGAAGGAGCAGATCGCCAAGGCCAACCCGGTTGTGAAGGCGGAGAAGCTGCATAAGATTTGA